The region CCCAGAGTAAGCCCGAGGGTTTTCTGATGCCGGATGCGTTGTTCGGTGAAGCTTTGCAATTCGGGCGAGGGCGTTACGCGCTGGGCTGAGGCTCCTTCGCTTAAGAGAATGGAACCGGCTGCCAGCAGTAGTTTATTGATTTTTGTCACAGAGATTCTCGGAGAAACACAGAGATGCACGGAGTTTTTTTCTTAAATCAATACCTATAAGCAATAAGTTAACTGCGTTGTTTCAAGGCTGCTCTGGCTTCGGGATCATTGACGTTCGTTAGCTCGCGCCGATCCGGCACAGGGATGATCTGCACGTCATTCTGCCGGAGGAGCTGCCGGGGCGAAACGGCACCCTGAGCAAACGCCCGCTGGATAATAGGCCCGAAAGCCGACTCGTAAATGCCCAGCAACGGTTCGGGCAGTTGCCCATCCGAATCGTAAAAAACGGTCGCCATTTTATCCGGTGCGCGATTCGCCAGCAGGGCGTCGATGGACAAGGTTGTCAGCAATGGCATGTCGCAGGCCACCACCAGCCAGGACGCCGACGGGTCGGTTTGAAAGGCCGACAATAT is a window of Spirosoma linguale DSM 74 DNA encoding:
- a CDS encoding conserved hypothetical protein (KEGG: dps:DP2842 hypothetical protein); the protein is MINGLILTGGRSTRMGKDKSLLNYHGKPQREYLTELLKPYCETVFWSVNAEQARDLAGANQPIIIDVYDLVSPLNGILSAFQTDPSASWLVVACDMPLLTTLSIDALLANRAPDKMATVFYDSDGQLPEPLLGIYESAFGPIIQRAFAQGAVSPRQLLRQNDVQIIPVPDRRELTNVNDPEARAALKQRS